ACCTTGAGCCACATCAGGACCGAGGGGGCATCGACCGACTGGTTGGTCTTGACTTCACCCACCGGCTTGAAGCCGAGCATGGCCTGGTAGAAGCGGCGGTGGCGCGGATTGACCTCGATGAAAAGGTCAGTGCAGCGATGCTCGTTATAGCCGTAGATGAACACGATGTGGAAAAGCGCGGCAAGCATCGGCTTGGACGAAACGTCCGCGTCAAAAGCAAGCTTGGTGAGTTCGCAGACCTTTGCGCCCGGTACGTTGCGGAAGCTGTCGATCTCGTCCTTGAAGATATCGTCTGCGGCCAGGCCGGCCGGCGAATCCACACCCAGCGTGATCGTGCCCACAACCCCCTCGTCGCTCGACGCTGTAAACGTCATGTGCGAAGACTTTGCCGGGATCTGATGCTGATCGCCATAGCCGCGCCAGGCATAGCGCCGATTGACCAGCATCCGCGCCGAATTGCGCTGATCGTCGCTGTCGGCAAGCCGCACCGTGATCGTCTTCAGTTCGCCTGAGCTCGCCGGAAGTTGAAGCTCCTGGTCGGGGTAGCTTTCAAAGACGGCCGTTTCGTCAGCATACTGGTCCGTAGCAAAATGATCGTTCGTCCAAAAAAGCGACATCGGGCAGGCTCCTTTCAATCCGGAAGCTGCCATCGAAATCTTGGAGTATCGTAAACGAACAGGATTAATGGGCCGCTAAGCAGTCTCATTTGGCTTGAATGCCCGACTTTGGTCGAAAATTCTTGCCCGCGTTTATGGTGCCAGCATCAGCTAGCGACTATTATTGCGGAGTCGAAATAAAATGGACGATGTATCGAAGGCGTCGATTCGTCCAGATCCAGAATTTGGCGATTTCGTGGGCTATTTTGATGCCTTGGAAGGGATACCTGGCTCGAACGATGTCAGGCCGATAGGCGACTGTAAGCAGGCCTGTCGGGAACTTTATTCGTTGGCCGCATGAGGCAACTCAAGCCCATTTTCGCGCTGCGCTGATGGCATCTGCGCTAGATCCTAGCGTGGATTTCGCGATCGGGTCCGTTTGAGCCGCGAATTAAAGCGTCGCAAAATGCGGCAGGAATGTCAGTCAGAATAGCCGAAACCTGCCATTTCAATTTCCCAGGCAGCACGCAAAGCGCAGTCTCGCCCTTTGGCGGTAATCGCGACCAGTCGTGATCGTCCGTCGTGCGGATCACGGCTACGACGAATGAACCCATCTTTTTCAAGCTGATCCAGGCGCCGGAGTGTCGCTGTCACGGACAATTGCGAGCTTCGCGTCAGTTCCCCCACATGGACATTTCGGCCCGCGTCATGAGCATCCAGCAGCTGCGATACGATGCTCGCTCCCGATGGGTTCGAAATGAACGCCATCGCTTCGGCGTTCATGAGTCGAGCAAACGCATGGAGAGCCAAGTTACAGCGCTCTTTGTCTGGGAGGGAGGGTTGTTGCCATGCGATTTCGATCAAAGCAGGTCCCCAGCGAAGATAGGTGAACTGGTCTAGTTAAATCCTAAATGCCAGTGACCGTTCCTTGCCTCAAATCCGGGAAATCCCGCACCGCAAACTTTTGATCTGGCCAGCAATTTCAGCTTGATCGGCAGATGAAGGGCTGCGCGTTGTCGGAATATGCCAGAGGGCAAAGGCCGTCCCTTGTGTTTGACCATGCTGGCGACTTGAGGCGAAGGCATTTCCGGCGAACCGCATCGGGCATTGGCATCGCCCTGCTTTGCTTGCTGATCCGCAAAATGGGGATGGTGCTTATCAAACCCTTCGCTCCGACTTTTTCTCACGCGACCCGAAACGGACAGCGAGCAACCAGACCGTGAGCAGTCGCGAGAAAAGACACCTCAGGGGGGGATGAAGTCCCGGCCACAGGAACCGACGAACCCAAAACGGAGACCCGTTACAAAGTATCGGGGGGGATTTAAGTGACGAAGCTCCCATTAGCAGGATCGTTAAAGCATTGATCCGAGCCGATCGGTCCCCGTGAAGACGGGCATGCGATCTCGATCTCGGAGTGTTATTTGCAGCCGTTAGCGGCCCAAGCATTCCTAGTTTC
The Sphingomonas crocodyli genome window above contains:
- a CDS encoding N-acyl amino acid synthase FeeM domain-containing protein, which translates into the protein MAASGLKGACPMSLFWTNDHFATDQYADETAVFESYPDQELQLPASSGELKTITVRLADSDDQRNSARMLVNRRYAWRGYGDQHQIPAKSSHMTFTASSDEGVVGTITLGVDSPAGLAADDIFKDEIDSFRNVPGAKVCELTKLAFDADVSSKPMLAALFHIVFIYGYNEHRCTDLFIEVNPRHRRFYQAMLGFKPVGEVKTNQSVDAPSVLMWLKVDDIRKAIDAHAGHGQESSRSLYPFFFSEKEEQGIFARLAASTRDTIQAKSAYFAAKANDPASIPDTRS
- a CDS encoding MarR family transcriptional regulator, whose translation is MIEIAWQQPSLPDKERCNLALHAFARLMNAEAMAFISNPSGASIVSQLLDAHDAGRNVHVGELTRSSQLSVTATLRRLDQLEKDGFIRRSRDPHDGRSRLVAITAKGRDCALRAAWEIEMAGFGYSD